The following proteins come from a genomic window of Candidatus Flexicrinis proximus:
- a CDS encoding GAF domain-containing protein: protein MEDPRFHLGEDSPALREMNIIAYLGLPLTLKSGHTIGSFCVIDDKPRHWSDQVWRSWATWRH, encoded by the coding sequence ATCGAGGATCCGCGCTTCCATCTTGGCGAGGACAGCCCTGCCCTGCGCGAAATGAACATCATTGCCTATCTCGGGCTGCCGCTGACCCTGAAATCAGGCCATACGATTGGCTCGTTCTGCGTGATCGACGACAAGCCGCGGCACTGGTCCGACCAGGTCTGGCGTTCATGGGCGACCTGGCGGCATTGA
- a CDS encoding DeoR/GlpR transcriptional regulator — MTAELFVEERHRLILENLRRDGRVSVKHLSDTMAVSAVTIRSDLRVLEGSGQLKRTYGGAVAVTNEVVTPDLSFEVRQRSHHAEKDAIARAAARRVEDGFAVMLDASTTAFALIPYLKQRQRLIVVTNGLMVAHSLLDFPAYHRPSPAAGCAATRSRWSAP, encoded by the coding sequence ATGACCGCCGAACTGTTTGTTGAGGAACGTCACCGGCTGATCCTGGAGAATCTCCGTCGCGATGGACGGGTATCGGTCAAGCACCTGAGCGATACGATGGCCGTCAGCGCTGTGACCATCCGCAGCGACCTGCGCGTGCTGGAGGGATCCGGACAGCTCAAGCGTACCTATGGCGGCGCGGTCGCCGTGACCAATGAAGTTGTCACGCCTGACCTGAGTTTTGAGGTGCGCCAGCGCAGCCACCACGCCGAGAAGGATGCCATCGCACGGGCAGCCGCCCGGCGGGTCGAGGATGGTTTCGCGGTCATGCTTGACGCCAGTACGACCGCCTTCGCCCTGATCCCCTATTTGAAACAGCGCCAGCGCCTGATTGTCGTGACCAACGGGCTGATGGTGGCGCACAGTCTGCTCGACTTCCCCGCATATCACCGTCCTTCTCCAGCGGCCGGCTGCGCCGCGACTCGATCTCGCTGGTCGGCGCCCTGA
- a CDS encoding DeoR/GlpR transcriptional regulator: protein MSPSFSSGRLRRDSISLVGALINCRMSTSISAFSGRGISAQTGITDSDPDEAAMKRAMIEHCVSVCVVAHHDKLEKVAPFAFARLERVRTIFTTRQANSDAVANYRAHGVELNWSELLAEDSVENSKGRHVLLQRESPAASRSACLLPALST, encoded by the coding sequence ATATCACCGTCCTTCTCCAGCGGCCGGCTGCGCCGCGACTCGATCTCGCTGGTCGGCGCCCTGATAAACTGCCGGATGTCCACATCAATATCGGCTTTTTCGGGACGCGGGATTTCGGCTCAGACCGGGATCACCGATAGCGATCCGGACGAAGCGGCGATGAAGCGTGCCATGATTGAACACTGCGTGAGCGTGTGCGTGGTCGCCCACCACGACAAACTGGAGAAGGTTGCGCCGTTTGCGTTTGCCCGCCTTGAGCGCGTCAGGACCATCTTCACGACGCGCCAGGCGAACAGCGATGCGGTGGCGAACTACCGCGCGCACGGTGTTGAGTTGAATTGGTCGGAACTACTCGCGGAAGATAGCGTCGAGAATTCGAAAGGTCGTCATGTCCTCCTTCAACGTGAATCGCCGGCGGCAAGCCGGTCAGCCTGTTTGTTACCTGCATTGTCGACATGA
- a CDS encoding lactate utilization protein, with translation MNVESNSFIPLAGIAIGNADLQAAVRKGTGNAHTRRLAAMYQSGTAHGDAMRALAAEAKRRALRKLPELLELAEKRLTENGVIVLWAEDGDEARRHVSEIVKRHAVSKVTKAKSMLSEEIALNPHLESEGVTVVETDLGEYIIKINHEHPSHIIARDPQVQSQYPRPVRRKTRDAPTDDAGGEMVAFARKKLRPGTCRPDMGISGGNFIIAETGTLALVTNEGNGRLCTSMPRVHVALVGIEKVIETVEDYAALTQVLPRSGTGQLMPVYTSMIHGPRKSDDSDGPEHVYVILVDNGRSKIYATKYAEVLSCIRCGACQNACPVYRSTGGHAYGWVYGGPIGAVLTPLLVGLDNAVPRLTHRACAAPATGLPCGHRPAAHAARSAP, from the coding sequence ATGAACGTCGAGTCGAACAGCTTTATCCCGCTTGCCGGGATCGCAATTGGCAACGCCGACCTGCAGGCTGCCGTGCGTAAAGGTACCGGAAACGCCCATACGCGGCGTCTGGCGGCGATGTACCAGAGCGGCACGGCCCATGGCGATGCTATGCGTGCGCTGGCGGCCGAGGCCAAACGCCGCGCGCTGCGTAAGCTGCCCGAGCTCTTGGAACTGGCCGAAAAGCGCCTGACCGAGAACGGCGTAATCGTTCTGTGGGCGGAGGATGGCGACGAGGCGCGCCGCCACGTCAGCGAAATCGTTAAGCGCCATGCCGTCAGCAAGGTGACCAAAGCCAAGTCCATGCTGTCCGAGGAGATCGCGCTCAACCCCCACCTCGAATCGGAGGGTGTGACGGTCGTTGAGACTGACCTCGGCGAGTACATCATCAAGATCAACCACGAGCATCCGAGCCACATCATCGCCCGTGATCCACAAGTCCAAAGCCAGTATCCGCGACCTGTTCGTCGAAAAACTCGGGATGCCCCCACCGACGACGCCGGCGGCGAAATGGTCGCCTTTGCGCGCAAGAAGCTGCGCCCGGGTACGTGTCGTCCGGATATGGGCATCAGCGGCGGCAACTTCATCATTGCCGAGACCGGCACCCTGGCCCTGGTCACCAACGAAGGCAATGGCCGCCTCTGCACCTCCATGCCGCGCGTGCATGTGGCGCTGGTCGGCATCGAAAAGGTGATCGAAACTGTCGAAGACTACGCCGCGCTGACCCAGGTGCTGCCGCGCTCTGGCACCGGTCAATTGATGCCGGTCTATACCAGCATGATCCATGGTCCGCGCAAGTCAGACGACAGCGACGGGCCGGAACATGTCTACGTCATTCTGGTGGACAACGGCCGCAGCAAGATCTACGCGACCAAATACGCCGAAGTGCTGAGCTGTATCCGCTGCGGCGCCTGCCAGAATGCCTGCCCGGTCTACCGGAGCACCGGCGGTCATGCCTATGGCTGGGTCTACGGCGGGCCAATCGGCGCCGTGCTGACGCCGCTGCTGGTCGGATTGGATAACGCCGTGCCGCGCCTAACGCATCGAGCCTGTGCGGCGCCTGCAACAGGCCTGCCCTGTGGACATCGACCTGCCGCGCATGCTGCTCGATCTGCGCCATGA
- a CDS encoding LUD domain-containing protein: MTLPSLAKAAAWSLGLKAWAIGNWSPRLFRLGGRAAPPRSAAVQERICPGPLAGWTKYRDFPPFAPKSFHESGQSGSANVSSKDAILKRLRAAQTPFTDVPPLSERKRMTPLADSSPAALRARFIAEAEKVGVKTWPCAGEEAALEQLLTLIGTDTRVMAWESAHIPLAGLSRMFEERGIERSAVRDTDVRVGITGADAGLATTGSLVLPTGAGKARASSLLPPVHVVVLRESQIVADLEAWFERQRQAGLDTFRASANTVVITGGSRTADIGQELIMGAHGPVEVHVVLLP, encoded by the coding sequence ATGACCTTGCCGAGCTTGGCAAAGGCGGCCGCGTGGTCACTGGGTCTGAAAGCGTGGGCCATCGGCAACTGGTCACCGCGCTTATTCCGCCTGGGTGGGCGTGCGGCACCGCCTCGGTCAGCGGCTGTTCAGGAACGAATCTGCCCCGGGCCGCTGGCAGGATGGACCAAATACCGCGATTTCCCGCCCTTCGCGCCAAAATCGTTCCATGAATCTGGGCAGAGCGGGAGCGCAAACGTGAGCAGTAAAGACGCCATCCTCAAACGGCTGCGGGCGGCTCAGACGCCGTTCACTGATGTGCCGCCGCTATCCGAACGCAAGCGCATGACACCCTTGGCCGATTCCTCGCCGGCGGCGCTGCGGGCGCGCTTCATCGCCGAGGCGGAAAAAGTCGGCGTGAAGACCTGGCCGTGTGCCGGCGAGGAAGCCGCGCTTGAACAGCTTCTCACGTTAATCGGTACCGATACCCGCGTGATGGCCTGGGAGTCGGCGCATATCCCGCTGGCCGGCCTGAGCCGGATGTTTGAGGAACGCGGCATCGAGCGCTCCGCGGTGAGGGATACCGATGTGCGCGTGGGAATCACTGGCGCCGATGCGGGGCTGGCGACCACCGGCAGCCTCGTGCTGCCAACCGGGGCAGGCAAGGCACGCGCCTCCTCGCTGCTGCCGCCGGTTCACGTCGTCGTGCTGCGCGAAAGCCAGATCGTCGCCGACCTGGAAGCCTGGTTCGAACGGCAGCGTCAGGCTGGACTGGATACCTTCCGCGCCAGCGCCAATACCGTCGTCATCACCGGGGGCAGCCGCACGGCTGACATCGGGCAGGAACTCATCATGGGCGCCCACGGACCGGTGGAAGTCCACGTCGTACTTTTGCCCTGA
- a CDS encoding TetR family transcriptional regulator — protein MPRRTKDEANITRQALLDAALTVFSRMGYNATRLEAVAVEAGVTRGAIYHHFGGKAELYTALMNEVSAEINPLIDRVLCQDTGALEKLRGLFVLPLEYAASNTRYREASELMFFRTEALPELEAGWNAKISGINLLVGLVAEVIQRGQNRRRDPPNLDARDAAVTLMSLQSGLLAVWIMSNDLIDLQSKAGDVADIFLRGIAI, from the coding sequence GTGCCGCGAAGGACCAAAGACGAAGCGAATATCACCCGGCAGGCGCTGCTCGACGCGGCGCTGACGGTCTTCAGCCGTATGGGCTACAACGCCACGCGGCTTGAGGCGGTTGCAGTCGAGGCCGGCGTGACGCGCGGCGCGATTTATCACCACTTTGGCGGCAAGGCTGAGCTGTATACCGCGCTGATGAACGAGGTCAGCGCAGAAATTAACCCGCTGATCGACCGGGTGCTGTGCCAAGACACTGGAGCCCTGGAGAAACTGCGCGGCTTGTTCGTGCTGCCGCTGGAATATGCGGCTTCCAACACCCGCTACCGTGAGGCCAGCGAGCTGATGTTCTTCCGGACTGAGGCGCTGCCGGAACTGGAAGCCGGCTGGAACGCCAAGATCAGCGGCATCAATCTGCTCGTCGGGCTGGTCGCTGAGGTGATCCAGCGCGGCCAAAACCGACGGCGAGATCCTCCAAATCTCGACGCCCGTGATGCGGCGGTCACGCTGATGTCGCTGCAGAGCGGGTTACTGGCGGTCTGGATCATGTCCAACGATCTCATCGACCTCCAATCCAAAGCAGGGGATGTGGCCGACATCTTTCTGCGCGGCATCGCCATCTGA
- a CDS encoding SH3 domain-containing protein: MRIQSLPRFLLVLIVMTCLASIASAQAAPVCGVPGTPACTPTPRPTDLPTTPPTQAPAEQPAQPTAAPTTLPTPTEAPLIPLPTTGPCVAAPAGNFRVNVRDWPGESGEIVDVLSPDDVVPARGHVKVFDGRTGWTATDGGFISEPALRFGGEDCDALPVVDVPAGTAPFVLTNDADEDGDPDTVLVLRAPDSGETSDDDICIEYPYRNPHGGGGTICLPFDITGTAVVCIDGHCVVVEGGGAAHEPEFHIADGVVLPPVDDDGIAGSRLIVAFPGIGETQGNVYHGPFDPDICIEHSVANPWGGVATMCISADVGGGDVYCQDGHCVSVLD, encoded by the coding sequence GTGCGTATCCAATCGTTGCCCCGTTTTCTGCTTGTCCTCATCGTGATGACTTGTCTCGCCTCTATCGCTTCCGCGCAGGCTGCGCCGGTGTGCGGCGTACCGGGGACACCCGCCTGCACGCCAACCCCACGGCCGACGGACCTGCCGACCACGCCGCCGACTCAGGCGCCTGCCGAACAGCCCGCTCAACCGACCGCCGCACCGACCACGCTCCCGACCCCGACCGAAGCGCCGCTCATCCCGCTGCCGACCACCGGCCCGTGCGTGGCGGCTCCCGCCGGCAACTTCCGTGTCAACGTCCGCGACTGGCCCGGCGAGTCGGGCGAGATTGTCGACGTGCTGTCGCCGGACGACGTCGTTCCAGCCCGCGGGCATGTCAAAGTCTTTGACGGTCGCACCGGCTGGACTGCGACGGACGGCGGCTTTATCTCCGAGCCCGCGCTGCGCTTCGGCGGCGAAGATTGCGACGCCCTGCCGGTGGTAGACGTGCCTGCCGGTACTGCGCCATTCGTGCTGACCAACGACGCCGATGAAGACGGCGACCCCGACACCGTGCTCGTCCTGCGCGCGCCGGACAGCGGCGAGACGTCTGACGACGACATTTGCATCGAATACCCGTATCGCAACCCGCATGGCGGCGGCGGCACGATCTGTCTGCCGTTCGACATCACCGGCACGGCGGTCGTCTGCATCGACGGCCACTGTGTGGTCGTCGAAGGCGGCGGCGCTGCCCATGAGCCGGAATTCCACATCGCCGACGGTGTGGTTCTGCCACCGGTCGATGACGATGGCATCGCGGGAAGCCGCCTGATCGTGGCCTTCCCTGGCATCGGCGAAACCCAGGGCAACGTCTACCACGGGCCATTCGACCCCGATATCTGCATCGAACACTCGGTCGCTAACCCGTGGGGCGGCGTCGCTACTATGTGTATTTCGGCGGACGTTGGCGGCGGCGACGTGTACTGTCAGGACGGCCACTGCGTCTCCGTCCTGGACTGA
- a CDS encoding aminoglycoside phosphotransferase family protein — protein MMQSASKTQLTFETAQAIVAAHFRDGVLRSSTELTGGFFSAAYRLDLADERRFVVKIAPPPPVRVLRYERGIMRAEVEALRLVRGKTSVPVPEVIAFDDTQILLPSPYFIMEFVEGVPLHTVRDALSSSIQTSIDRKLGRFVREISAIPGETFGLLGNTQFPTWRAAFDSLLRDVLSDGREIGAALPRAADALYEGAVRHFDCLDEVSVPWLVHWDLWDGNVFVDPASGEINGIIDFERALWGDPLIELNFREYSDASAFGEGYGKAVLDTSARRLRRSLYDLYLYLIMVIEDDFRQYETHEITDWARGNLVRVLEELGL, from the coding sequence ATGATGCAAAGCGCGTCGAAAACTCAGCTCACATTCGAAACGGCACAGGCGATCGTGGCAGCACATTTCCGCGATGGCGTCCTGCGCTCGTCCACCGAGCTCACCGGTGGATTTTTCAGCGCCGCTTACCGCCTCGACCTGGCGGACGAGCGGCGGTTTGTCGTGAAGATCGCGCCGCCGCCGCCGGTCCGCGTGCTGCGCTATGAGCGCGGCATCATGCGCGCCGAGGTTGAGGCGCTGCGGCTTGTCCGCGGCAAAACGTCGGTCCCGGTGCCGGAGGTCATAGCCTTCGACGACACGCAGATCCTGCTGCCCAGTCCGTATTTCATCATGGAATTCGTGGAGGGCGTGCCGCTCCACACCGTCCGCGATGCGCTTTCCAGCAGCATCCAGACCTCAATCGACCGGAAACTCGGCCGCTTCGTGCGCGAGATCAGCGCCATCCCCGGCGAGACGTTCGGCCTCCTGGGCAATACACAGTTCCCGACGTGGCGCGCCGCGTTCGACAGCCTGCTGCGCGACGTCCTGAGCGATGGCCGTGAGATCGGCGCGGCGCTGCCCAGGGCCGCCGACGCGCTGTACGAGGGCGCTGTGCGCCACTTCGACTGCCTTGACGAGGTGAGTGTGCCGTGGCTTGTTCACTGGGACCTGTGGGACGGGAATGTCTTCGTCGATCCGGCCAGCGGGGAGATTAACGGCATCATCGACTTCGAGCGCGCACTGTGGGGCGACCCGTTGATAGAGCTAAATTTCCGCGAATACTCTGACGCGTCGGCGTTCGGCGAGGGTTATGGCAAGGCGGTCCTCGACACGTCTGCTCGGCGGTTGCGGCGTTCCCTGTATGACTTGTACTTGTACCTGATCATGGTGATCGAGGACGACTTCCGGCAGTACGAAACGCACGAGATCACCGATTGGGCACGCGGCAATCTCGTACGGGTACTGGAGGAACTCGGCCTTTAG
- a CDS encoding DMT family transporter has protein sequence MLVVMLWHALTYGQVLPFDAAPERWFWLGVSGLVGFVLGDAFLFQSFVMIGPRLAMLMMALAPVLGSVLAAVFLKESLVPMELLGIGVTLAGIVVVISERRGRREDAPADNRRYLIGLLCGLGAAVGQAGGLILSKLGLAGDFPALSGNVIRLLAAVLAIWAIAVVNRQVFSSIRAVRAAPRAVLLMSGGVILGPVLGVWLSLVAVQNTNVGVASTLSSLMPIFLIPISYFAFGERVTRQAVIGTVLAFVGMVVLFL, from the coding sequence TTGCTGGTCGTGATGCTCTGGCACGCGCTCACCTATGGCCAGGTGCTTCCCTTCGACGCGGCGCCGGAGCGCTGGTTCTGGCTGGGCGTGTCAGGCCTCGTCGGCTTTGTGCTCGGCGATGCGTTTCTGTTTCAGTCCTTCGTGATGATCGGTCCGCGCCTGGCGATGCTGATGATGGCGCTGGCACCAGTACTGGGTTCGGTGCTGGCAGCCGTCTTCCTCAAAGAGTCGCTCGTGCCGATGGAGCTTCTCGGCATTGGCGTAACACTGGCGGGGATCGTCGTTGTGATCTCCGAACGCCGCGGCAGACGCGAAGATGCCCCTGCCGATAACCGGCGCTATCTGATCGGCCTGCTGTGCGGCCTTGGCGCGGCCGTAGGACAGGCCGGGGGTCTGATTCTGAGTAAGTTAGGGCTGGCCGGCGACTTCCCGGCGCTCTCTGGCAACGTCATTCGGCTTCTGGCGGCTGTGTTGGCGATCTGGGCGATTGCGGTAGTCAACCGGCAGGTGTTCAGCAGTATTCGCGCCGTGCGGGCCGCGCCCCGCGCCGTGCTGTTGATGAGCGGTGGCGTGATCCTCGGTCCGGTGCTGGGAGTCTGGCTGTCGCTCGTCGCGGTGCAAAACACCAACGTCGGTGTCGCGTCCACGCTCTCGTCGCTGATGCCGATCTTCCTGATCCCGATCAGTTACTTCGCCTTCGGGGAACGCGTAACCCGCCAGGCGGTCATCGGTACGGTACTCGCCTTCGTCGGGATGGTCGTGCTGTTTCTCTAG
- a CDS encoding alpha/beta fold hydrolase has translation MHVSRVFTRLVLAALLIAALGLVSVTFAQTENPDNPVVMGELPEPVESGMAPVNDIEMYYAVYGEGEPLILLHGGLGNADYFANQIPAFAEYFTVIAVDSRGHGRSTVTETPIGYALMASDVLALMDYLEIESASIVGWSDGGIIGLDIAINHPERLNKLVAYGANYIPEGVRADTIGDSATFNAYIEQAATDYVRLSPNPDGFEAFLNNIGNMWATEPQFTEEQMMGIPNEVLILDGWDEEAIYPEHNFEMAALIPNAELTLMPNIGHFAMFLEPDMFNSIVLNYLSR, from the coding sequence ATGCACGTCTCGCGAGTCTTCACGAGGTTAGTTTTGGCTGCGCTGCTGATCGCGGCGCTCGGTCTGGTATCCGTCACTTTTGCCCAGACGGAGAACCCGGACAATCCAGTCGTCATGGGCGAACTGCCGGAGCCGGTCGAGAGCGGCATGGCGCCGGTCAACGATATCGAGATGTACTATGCCGTGTATGGCGAAGGCGAACCGCTGATCCTGCTGCACGGCGGCCTGGGTAACGCCGACTATTTTGCCAACCAGATCCCGGCGTTCGCGGAGTACTTTACGGTGATCGCAGTCGACAGCCGCGGTCATGGCCGGTCGACAGTGACCGAGACGCCGATCGGCTATGCGCTGATGGCCTCGGATGTGCTGGCGCTGATGGATTATCTGGAGATCGAGTCGGCCAGCATCGTGGGCTGGAGCGACGGCGGCATCATCGGGCTGGACATCGCTATCAACCATCCCGAACGGCTGAACAAGCTGGTTGCCTATGGCGCGAACTACATCCCTGAAGGCGTGCGTGCCGACACCATCGGCGACAGCGCCACCTTCAACGCTTACATTGAGCAGGCCGCGACCGACTACGTCCGCCTGTCGCCCAATCCGGATGGCTTCGAGGCATTCCTGAACAACATCGGCAATATGTGGGCGACCGAGCCGCAGTTCACTGAAGAGCAGATGATGGGCATCCCGAACGAGGTGCTGATCCTCGACGGGTGGGACGAGGAAGCGATCTACCCCGAACATAACTTCGAGATGGCCGCGCTCATCCCCAACGCCGAACTGACCCTGATGCCCAATATCGGACATTTTGCGATGTTCCTCGAACCTGACATGTTTAACAGCATTGTGCTGAATTACCTAAGCCGCTAA
- a CDS encoding ABC transporter permease — translation MPSTLELSISSFVIGTTIGITVGIVAAVRRGWFDQVTRVMAVALTAIPIFWFALMVLMLFSVQFRILPIGDRCAMTLADSCPPIWERFQYMILPVTVLSIGGVAGYSRVMRASMLDIVSQDYIRTAQAKGLSTRLVWYRHAARNAMIPIATSLGPAITFLISGAVVTETIFNYPGLGKTSIRSVTQRDYPVVMALTIYAAVATILGYLLSDILYAVIDPRIRFS, via the coding sequence GTGCCGTCCACCCTCGAGCTCAGTATCAGCTCCTTCGTCATCGGTACCACCATTGGCATCACGGTCGGTATTGTCGCGGCGGTCCGGCGTGGATGGTTCGATCAGGTCACGCGTGTCATGGCCGTTGCCCTGACGGCGATCCCGATTTTCTGGTTCGCCCTGATGGTCCTGATGCTCTTTAGCGTGCAGTTCCGAATACTTCCCATTGGCGACCGCTGCGCCATGACCTTAGCCGACTCGTGTCCGCCCATCTGGGAACGCTTTCAGTATATGATCCTGCCGGTGACCGTCCTTTCGATTGGCGGAGTCGCCGGCTACAGCCGCGTGATGCGCGCCTCGATGCTCGACATTGTCTCGCAGGACTATATCCGTACCGCCCAGGCCAAAGGTCTCAGCACCCGGCTGGTCTGGTACCGGCATGCCGCGCGTAACGCGATGATCCCGATTGCCACCTCCCTCGGGCCGGCCATCACCTTCCTGATCAGCGGCGCCGTCGTGACCGAGACCATCTTCAATTATCCGGGCCTCGGCAAAACCAGCATCAGATCGGTGACTCAGCGCGACTATCCGGTCGTGATGGCGCTGACGATTTATGCTGCCGTTGCCACCATCCTCGGCTATCTTCTGTCTGACATTCTGTACGCGGTGATCGATCCGCGAATCCGGTTCAGTTAA
- a CDS encoding ABC transporter permease: protein MASQAASPNDIVNLREEQDRQRKSETVARRAMRRIRHDPLTMTALIFLAIITTLVVFAAPISTHILQVDPETTNPPMRLLPPGTPGHILGTDDLGRDYASRLLFGGQVAIAIGFFGALITLTIGIVTGLIAGFMGGIVDDIMNWVVTTLDSIPSIYLLLLLATILQRSPTTLVIVIALTGWTGGMRLVRGQTIALRGLEYVISAQAMGATSWRIMFVHIFPNTLSLIFLSLAGSIGGLMLSEATLSFLKLGVQPPTPTWGNMLSNAQQFFSRGPHMATISGLLIFLVVLALFVIGDGLRDAFDPRTVDAA from the coding sequence ATGGCATCTCAGGCTGCCTCTCCCAACGATATTGTAAACCTGCGTGAAGAACAGGATCGTCAGCGCAAAAGCGAGACGGTTGCCCGCCGCGCGATGCGCCGCATCCGCCATGACCCGCTGACCATGACCGCGCTGATCTTTCTGGCGATCATCACGACCCTGGTCGTCTTCGCCGCGCCGATCAGCACCCACATCCTCCAGGTCGACCCGGAGACCACCAACCCCCCGATGCGCCTACTTCCGCCTGGCACGCCCGGCCATATCCTCGGCACCGACGATTTGGGCCGCGATTATGCCTCGCGCCTGCTGTTTGGCGGCCAGGTCGCTATCGCCATCGGCTTCTTCGGGGCCTTAATCACGCTCACCATCGGGATCGTGACCGGTCTGATTGCGGGCTTCATGGGCGGCATCGTCGACGACATCATGAACTGGGTCGTCACCACGCTCGACTCGATCCCCAGCATCTATTTGCTGCTCCTGCTTGCCACCATCCTTCAGCGTTCCCCGACGACTCTGGTCATTGTGATCGCGCTCACAGGCTGGACCGGCGGCATGCGGCTCGTGCGCGGGCAGACCATCGCCTTGCGCGGCCTCGAATACGTGATCAGCGCCCAGGCCATGGGCGCCACCAGCTGGCGCATCATGTTCGTGCACATTTTCCCGAACACCCTCTCGCTGATCTTCCTTTCGCTGGCCGGCAGCATCGGCGGCCTTATGCTCAGCGAGGCGACCTTGAGTTTCCTCAAGCTCGGCGTGCAGCCCCCGACCCCGACCTGGGGCAATATGCTCTCCAACGCGCAGCAGTTTTTCTCGCGCGGCCCGCATATGGCCACCATCAGCGGCCTGCTGATCTTCCTGGTCGTGCTGGCGCTCTTCGTCATCGGCGACGGCCTGCGTGACGCCTTCGACCCGCGCACGGTGGACGCAGCCTGA
- a CDS encoding Uma2 family endonuclease translates to MTSDGVPRRARSQKVHSRDDLRALYEQHPGSDKRFELIDGEIYEVPTASHLHSWIASRIFELLALFVVPRNLGKVYMDGTGYDLPNGDSVIPDLSYFTAENALPPAAVLTVAPDLAVEVVSPSNTQDVFRKKINGYLESGTRRVWVVYPDAMEVDVHWLQADGSRANRTFGASDTLTGEDVIPGFAIKVAEIFPQPKPSAPQADA, encoded by the coding sequence GTGACGAGCGATGGCGTTCCCCGGCGTGCAAGAAGCCAGAAAGTCCACTCCCGCGATGATCTCCGCGCGCTTTACGAGCAGCATCCGGGCAGCGATAAGCGATTCGAACTCATTGATGGGGAGATTTACGAAGTGCCGACTGCTTCGCACCTTCATAGCTGGATCGCGAGCCGCATTTTTGAACTCCTCGCGCTATTCGTCGTGCCGCGAAATCTAGGAAAAGTCTATATGGATGGTACAGGCTATGACCTGCCTAACGGGGATAGCGTCATTCCTGACCTCTCTTATTTTACCGCCGAGAATGCCTTGCCACCCGCGGCGGTATTGACGGTCGCGCCGGACCTCGCCGTGGAAGTCGTTTCGCCGTCCAATACGCAGGATGTGTTCCGCAAGAAAATCAATGGCTATCTCGAAAGCGGCACGCGGCGCGTTTGGGTCGTGTACCCCGACGCCATGGAAGTTGATGTCCATTGGTTACAGGCCGATGGCAGCCGCGCCAACCGGACCTTCGGCGCCAGCGATACGCTGACCGGCGAAGATGTCATTCCCGGCTTTGCCATAAAAGTCGCCGAAATCTTCCCGCAGCCGAAGCCCTCAGCCCCGCAGGCCGATGCCTAA
- a CDS encoding YccF domain-containing protein has product MSLLLNILWLLLGGIPLFISYVLLGAAFCLTIIGIPFGVASINIGIAVLAPFGKQVVPKPQINTGCVTVVLTILWLFTAGLGLAIAHLISGALLCLTVIGIPLGVQNFKLMQLALLPYQYELR; this is encoded by the coding sequence TTGAGCCTGTTACTCAATATCCTGTGGCTGCTGCTGGGCGGGATACCCCTGTTTATCAGCTATGTCCTGCTGGGCGCGGCGTTCTGCCTGACGATCATCGGCATCCCGTTCGGGGTGGCGTCGATTAACATCGGAATCGCGGTGCTGGCGCCGTTCGGCAAACAGGTCGTGCCTAAGCCACAGATCAACACCGGCTGCGTGACCGTCGTCCTGACGATCCTCTGGCTGTTCACCGCAGGACTTGGCCTCGCCATCGCGCATCTGATCAGCGGGGCGCTGCTATGCCTGACCGTTATCGGCATTCCGCTGGGCGTACAGAACTTCAAGCTGATGCAGCTGGCGCTGCTGCCGTATCAGTACGAACTGCGTTAG